Proteins encoded together in one Bradyrhizobium sp. CB82 window:
- a CDS encoding sensor histidine kinase, producing MRASSLANRLFLSATAWLVVILAITGVVLSSVYKNATERAFDRRLNLYLRTLIAEVATPDEPPDRQFQSLGEPLFELPLSGWYWQIARTDTEKPEVRSSRSLWDKKLPKLEEQGVELTAAGIRLGYVDGPEGQTLRMVERPVDLGADGKFLVSIAGDATEIFDETRSFDYYLGGTFTALGIVLLLTTVFQVRFGLAPLKRISEAIADIRSGRAERLEGEFPVEIAPLARETNALIEANREIVERARTHVGNLAHAIKTPLSVIVNEAAAHAADPFAEKVMEQADVMRDQLAHHLERARIAARVSIVATVTEVAPTIGALRRTMEKIHRDRGIVVETKADPSAKFRGERQDLEEMVGNLVDNACKWAASRVFIEVLVDSPGKPDAGPRLRIIVDDDGRGLSEAERAQVSRRGQRLDESKPGSGLGLSIVVDLAALYGGSLILGSAPIGGLRAELVLPGI from the coding sequence ATGCGCGCTAGCTCGCTTGCCAACCGCCTGTTCCTGTCGGCGACGGCGTGGCTGGTGGTGATCCTGGCCATCACCGGCGTCGTGCTGTCGTCGGTGTACAAGAACGCGACCGAGCGCGCCTTCGACCGCCGGCTCAATCTCTACCTGCGCACGCTGATCGCCGAGGTCGCGACGCCCGACGAGCCGCCGGACCGTCAATTCCAGTCGCTCGGCGAGCCGCTGTTCGAGCTGCCGTTGTCGGGCTGGTATTGGCAGATCGCGCGCACCGACACCGAAAAGCCGGAGGTGCGCTCATCGCGCTCGCTGTGGGACAAGAAGCTGCCGAAGCTGGAGGAACAGGGGGTCGAGCTGACCGCGGCCGGCATCCGGCTCGGTTATGTCGATGGGCCGGAAGGCCAGACCTTGCGGATGGTGGAGCGGCCAGTCGATCTCGGCGCCGACGGCAAGTTCCTGGTCAGCATCGCCGGCGATGCCACCGAGATTTTCGACGAGACGCGCAGCTTCGACTATTACCTCGGCGGCACGTTCACGGCGCTCGGCATCGTGCTTCTGCTCACCACGGTTTTCCAGGTCCGATTCGGTCTAGCTCCATTGAAGCGCATTTCGGAGGCGATCGCCGACATCCGCTCCGGGCGTGCCGAGCGGCTGGAAGGCGAATTCCCCGTCGAGATCGCGCCGCTCGCGCGCGAGACCAATGCGCTGATCGAGGCCAATCGCGAGATCGTCGAGCGCGCGCGCACCCATGTCGGCAATCTCGCGCACGCGATCAAGACGCCGCTCTCGGTGATCGTCAACGAGGCCGCCGCCCATGCCGCCGATCCGTTCGCTGAGAAGGTCATGGAGCAGGCCGACGTCATGCGCGACCAGCTCGCCCACCACCTCGAGCGCGCCCGCATCGCGGCCAGGGTGTCGATCGTCGCAACCGTGACGGAGGTGGCGCCGACGATTGGGGCACTGCGCCGGACCATGGAGAAGATCCATCGCGATCGCGGCATCGTCGTCGAAACCAAGGCGGATCCATCAGCGAAATTTCGCGGCGAGCGGCAGGATCTGGAGGAGATGGTCGGCAATCTCGTCGACAATGCCTGCAAATGGGCAGCCTCGCGCGTCTTCATCGAGGTGCTGGTGGACAGCCCCGGCAAGCCCGACGCGGGGCCACGCCTGCGGATCATCGTCGATGACGACGGCCGTGGTCTGTCCGAGGCCGAGCGGGCGCAGGTCTCGCGCAGGGGGCAGCGGCTCGACGAGTCGAAGCCGGGATCGGGTCTCGGCCTGTCGATCGTGGTCGACCTCGCCGCGCTCTACGGCGGCAGTCTGATCCTCGGCAGCGCGCCGATCGGAGGCCTGCGTGCGGAGCTGGTGCTCCCAGGTATTTAG
- a CDS encoding response regulator transcription factor, protein MRLLVVEDDPDLNRQLTKALSDAGYVVDRAFDGEEGHYLGENEPYDAVVLDIGLPKKDGISVLEAWRRNGRAMPVLILTARDRWSDKVQGFDAGADDYVAKPFHLEEVLARIRALLRRSAGHAQSELTCGPVTLDTRTNKVTVSGNPVKMTSHEYRLLQYLMHHAGRVVSRTELVEHLYDQDFDRDSNTIEVFVGRIRKKLDVDIIQTVRGLGYLLTPPAAPGT, encoded by the coding sequence GTGCGCCTGCTCGTTGTTGAGGACGACCCCGATCTCAATCGCCAGCTCACCAAGGCGCTAAGCGACGCCGGCTACGTCGTCGACCGCGCCTTTGACGGGGAGGAAGGGCACTATCTCGGCGAGAACGAGCCCTATGATGCCGTGGTGCTCGACATCGGCCTGCCCAAGAAGGACGGCATCTCGGTTCTGGAAGCCTGGCGGCGCAACGGCCGCGCCATGCCGGTCCTGATCCTCACCGCGCGCGACCGCTGGAGCGACAAGGTCCAGGGCTTTGATGCCGGCGCCGACGACTATGTCGCAAAGCCCTTCCACCTCGAGGAGGTGCTGGCGCGGATTCGCGCGCTGCTGCGCCGCTCGGCCGGCCATGCCCAGAGCGAGCTGACCTGCGGACCGGTGACGCTGGACACGCGGACCAACAAGGTGACCGTCTCCGGCAACCCCGTGAAGATGACCTCGCACGAATACCGGCTGCTGCAATATCTGATGCACCATGCCGGCCGCGTGGTCTCGCGTACCGAGCTCGTCGAGCATCTCTACGACCAGGATTTCGACCGCGACTCCAACACCATCGAGGTCTTTGTCGGCCGTATCCGCAAGAAGCTGGACGTCGATATCATCCAGACCGTCCGTGGTCTCGGCTATCTCCTGACCCCGCCGGCTGCGCCCGGTACTTGA
- a CDS encoding Ku protein produces MAPRANWKGFLRLSLVTCPVALYPATSDTEKVSFNQINRKTGHRIKYLKVDAETGDEVTSDDIVKGYKVDTDTYIEVTKDELDEIALESTHTIEIDEFVPKTDIDNRYLIRPYYLVPDGKVGHDAYAVIRETIRSMNKVAIGRVVLTNREHIIALEPLDSGLMGTLLRYPYEVRSEKEYFDDIQDVKLTKDMLELAKHIVEKKSGAFEPEVFEDHYETALIDLINKKRSGVPLAAKAAPKTGGNVINLMDALKKSLATEKEAAPATKVDGKAKKPKKRVEGQREMLLPIAGKGGKTAAAKEAPKKADKPVRAPARGRKAG; encoded by the coding sequence ATGGCCCCCCGTGCCAACTGGAAGGGTTTTTTGCGCCTATCGCTCGTGACCTGCCCGGTCGCGCTCTATCCGGCCACTTCGGATACCGAGAAGGTCTCCTTCAACCAGATCAACCGGAAGACCGGCCACCGGATCAAGTACCTCAAGGTCGACGCCGAGACTGGAGACGAGGTCACCTCCGACGACATCGTCAAGGGCTACAAGGTCGATACCGACACCTATATCGAGGTCACCAAGGACGAGCTCGACGAAATCGCACTTGAATCGACCCACACGATCGAGATCGACGAATTCGTGCCCAAGACCGACATCGACAACCGCTATCTGATCCGCCCCTATTATCTCGTGCCGGACGGCAAGGTCGGCCACGATGCCTATGCGGTGATCCGCGAGACCATCCGCAGCATGAACAAGGTCGCGATCGGCCGCGTGGTGCTGACCAACCGCGAGCACATCATCGCGCTCGAGCCGCTCGACAGCGGCCTGATGGGCACGCTGCTGCGCTACCCCTACGAGGTGCGCAGCGAGAAGGAGTATTTCGACGACATCCAGGACGTGAAGCTCACCAAGGACATGCTCGAGCTCGCCAAGCACATCGTCGAGAAGAAGTCGGGCGCATTCGAGCCCGAGGTGTTCGAGGATCACTACGAGACCGCGCTGATCGATCTGATCAACAAGAAGCGCAGCGGCGTGCCGCTCGCCGCCAAGGCCGCGCCGAAGACGGGAGGCAACGTCATCAACCTGATGGACGCGCTCAAGAAGAGCCTCGCGACCGAGAAGGAGGCCGCGCCCGCCACCAAGGTCGACGGCAAGGCCAAGAAGCCGAAGAAGCGCGTCGAGGGTCAGCGCGAAATGCTGCTGCCGATCGCCGGCAAGGGCGGCAAGACCGCCGCCGCCAAGGAAGCGCCCAAGAAGGCCGATAAGCCGGTGCGCGCGCCGGCGCGCGGCAGGAAGGCCGGATAG
- a CDS encoding Flp family type IVb pilin has product MRLFRSFLADESGATAIEYGLIAAGIALAIVTVVNNTGSALLNNKFNSISAAMK; this is encoded by the coding sequence ATGCGTTTGTTTAGGTCTTTCCTTGCCGATGAAAGTGGCGCCACCGCTATCGAGTATGGCCTGATTGCCGCCGGTATCGCGCTCGCAATCGTTACGGTCGTGAACAACACAGGCAGCGCACTCCTCAACAACAAATTCAACTCGATCAGCGCGGCCATGAAGTAA
- a CDS encoding alpha/beta hydrolase produces the protein MFDPLKVINGIQIARSTCEQMEQRQTAVWVRVDGRGYCLRYYAAGLTVDGPNPLVAAWMSGDVMGGPKSVAHQQGLGVASMIEQSGTLSNRYAVPYIFLARPGTYGSTGKHYDVRHTPLEARLMEAQIEALKARYKIERWVLGGHSGGGTLAAELLARRNDVQCAILSSPAAAYRARLEARGWVHRLRAEVFFDPYDSIGQIAKQPERRIFLIADPRDTNIPFSTQELYFDGLKRQGLNAWLVPLAKAPKPKYHSLVDFGETATGMCASGATTDSILKKLHDMPQQPDRISN, from the coding sequence ATGTTCGATCCGCTCAAAGTCATCAACGGAATACAGATTGCTCGCTCGACCTGCGAACAGATGGAGCAGCGTCAGACCGCAGTTTGGGTTCGCGTTGATGGTCGAGGCTATTGCTTGCGATACTATGCCGCCGGCCTGACCGTCGATGGGCCGAATCCTCTTGTCGCTGCCTGGATGTCAGGAGATGTGATGGGTGGCCCGAAAAGTGTCGCTCATCAACAAGGTCTGGGGGTCGCGTCAATGATTGAACAGTCCGGCACCTTATCCAATCGATACGCTGTGCCTTATATTTTTCTCGCGCGACCCGGGACCTATGGCAGCACCGGCAAACACTACGATGTCAGACACACGCCTCTGGAAGCGAGACTGATGGAGGCTCAGATTGAAGCCTTGAAGGCTCGTTACAAGATTGAACGATGGGTGCTGGGCGGACATAGCGGCGGTGGAACGCTTGCGGCGGAATTGCTCGCCCGACGCAATGATGTCCAATGTGCGATCCTTTCCTCTCCTGCGGCCGCCTATCGCGCCAGGCTCGAGGCGCGAGGGTGGGTGCACCGCCTGAGAGCGGAGGTGTTTTTCGACCCTTACGACTCGATCGGTCAAATTGCCAAGCAGCCCGAGCGACGGATATTCCTGATTGCGGACCCCCGGGACACCAATATTCCATTCTCAACCCAGGAGCTCTACTTCGATGGGTTGAAAAGACAGGGCCTCAATGCTTGGCTGGTGCCGCTAGCGAAAGCTCCTAAGCCAAAGTATCACAGCCTCGTCGACTTCGGAGAGACCGCCACGGGAATGTGCGCGAGCGGCGCGACGACCGATTCCATTCTCAAGAAATTGCACGACATGCCTCAGCAGCCAGATCGCATATCGAACTGA
- a CDS encoding M20/M25/M40 family metallo-hydrolase: MSVDTQAATDRLMRFLAVEGVTGKEAAIGRELTAALRESGVPAGAIRLDDANTRIPVPTETGNLIVDLPGRGAMHNQPRIMFMTHMDTVPLCAGAKPKRSGRKIVNAAKTALGGDNRCGCGVLVTLAAELAKQQPDHPPITLLFCVREESGLYGARHVQTEELGAPVMAFNYDGGSASNVTIGAVGADRWQVEIFGRASHAGVAPERGISSTMILALALAEVKAGDWFGKVVKGKRQGTSNVGPVTGGEGRPAGDATNVVTDYVHVRGESRSHDGKFFKEITKAYKAAFEKAAKRVKNVQGKSGRVRFKAETDYYPFRMKESLPVVKRAIEAVSAVGGTPNIRAANGGLDANWMVRHGIPTVTFGAGQNEAHTIDEWINLDEYDRACALALQLATMG, from the coding sequence ATGTCCGTCGACACTCAGGCCGCTACCGACCGCCTCATGCGCTTCCTCGCCGTCGAGGGCGTGACTGGAAAGGAGGCAGCGATCGGGCGCGAGCTTACGGCGGCGCTGCGAGAAAGTGGCGTGCCCGCGGGGGCGATCCGCCTCGACGATGCCAACACGCGCATTCCCGTGCCGACGGAGACCGGCAATCTCATCGTCGATCTGCCCGGCCGCGGCGCGATGCACAACCAGCCGCGGATCATGTTCATGACCCACATGGACACCGTGCCGCTGTGCGCCGGCGCGAAGCCGAAGCGCTCGGGGCGCAAGATCGTCAACGCGGCGAAGACCGCGCTCGGAGGCGACAACCGCTGCGGCTGCGGCGTTCTCGTCACGTTGGCGGCTGAGCTCGCGAAGCAGCAGCCCGATCATCCGCCGATCACGCTCTTGTTCTGCGTGCGGGAGGAGAGCGGGCTCTATGGCGCGCGCCACGTCCAGACGGAGGAGCTCGGCGCGCCGGTGATGGCCTTCAACTATGACGGCGGCTCCGCCTCCAACGTCACCATCGGCGCCGTCGGGGCGGATCGCTGGCAGGTCGAGATTTTCGGCCGCGCCTCGCACGCCGGCGTCGCGCCGGAGCGCGGAATCTCTTCGACCATGATCCTTGCGCTTGCGCTCGCCGAGGTGAAGGCCGGTGACTGGTTCGGCAAGGTGGTGAAGGGCAAGCGGCAGGGCACGAGTAACGTGGGTCCCGTCACCGGCGGCGAGGGCCGGCCGGCCGGCGATGCGACCAACGTCGTCACTGATTATGTGCACGTGCGCGGCGAAAGCCGCAGTCACGATGGGAAGTTCTTCAAGGAGATCACCAAGGCCTACAAGGCGGCGTTCGAGAAGGCCGCCAAGCGCGTCAAGAACGTCCAGGGCAAATCCGGCCGCGTCAGATTCAAGGCCGAGACCGACTATTATCCGTTCCGCATGAAGGAGAGCCTGCCGGTGGTCAAACGCGCGATCGAAGCCGTGTCCGCGGTCGGCGGAACGCCGAACATCCGCGCGGCGAATGGCGGCCTCGACGCGAACTGGATGGTCCGCCACGGCATCCCGACGGTGACCTTCGGTGCGGGGCAGAACGAGGCGCACACGATCGATGAATGGATCAATCTCGACGAATACGACCGCGCCTGCGCACTCGCGCTGCAGCTTGCGACGATGGGGTGA